A single region of the Halopiger xanaduensis SH-6 genome encodes:
- the hisF gene encoding imidazole glycerol phosphate synthase subunit HisF — protein MALTKRIIPCIDVDLDEDGNPAVYTGVHFEDLEYTGDPVEMAKAYNESGADEFVFLDITASAEGRETMLDVVRDVADEVFIPLTVGGGIRTTEDIKETLRAGADKVSITTGALERPELVNEGAKAFGSQCIVISVDARRRFDEQGEHYVEVDGESCWFECTKKGGREGTGIDVVEWAAEAESRGAGELFVNSIDKDGTKDGYDLPLTKAVSETVDTPVIASSGCGGPEDMYDVFTEADADAGLAASIFHFGEYSIEETKEYLDERGVPVRL, from the coding sequence ATGGCACTGACCAAGCGAATCATCCCGTGTATCGACGTCGACCTGGACGAGGACGGGAACCCGGCGGTCTACACCGGCGTTCACTTCGAGGACCTCGAGTACACCGGCGACCCCGTCGAGATGGCCAAGGCGTACAACGAGTCCGGGGCCGACGAGTTCGTCTTCCTCGATATCACCGCCTCCGCGGAGGGACGGGAGACCATGCTCGACGTCGTCCGCGACGTCGCCGACGAGGTCTTCATCCCCCTCACCGTCGGCGGCGGCATCCGCACCACCGAGGACATCAAGGAGACCCTCCGCGCCGGCGCGGACAAGGTCTCGATCACGACGGGCGCCTTAGAGCGCCCGGAACTGGTTAACGAGGGTGCGAAGGCCTTCGGCAGCCAGTGTATCGTCATCAGCGTCGACGCCAGGCGCCGCTTCGACGAGCAGGGCGAACACTACGTCGAGGTCGACGGCGAGTCCTGCTGGTTCGAGTGCACGAAGAAGGGCGGCCGCGAGGGGACCGGCATCGACGTCGTGGAGTGGGCGGCCGAGGCCGAGTCCCGCGGCGCGGGCGAACTGTTCGTCAACTCGATCGACAAGGACGGCACCAAGGACGGCTACGACCTCCCGCTGACGAAGGCAGTCTCGGAGACCGTCGACACGCCGGTCATCGCCTCTTCGGGCTGCGGGGGCCCCGAAGACATGTACGACGTGTTCACCGAGGCCGACGCGGACGCCGGGCTGGCGGCGTCGATCTTCCACTTCGGCGAGTACTCGATCGAGGAGACCAAGGAGTATCTGGACGAGCGCGGCGTGCCGGTCCGGCTCTGA